A region of Solanum dulcamara chromosome 7, daSolDulc1.2, whole genome shotgun sequence DNA encodes the following proteins:
- the LOC129894551 gene encoding uncharacterized mitochondrial protein AtMg00820-like, with translation MSPIFPVLDLLSSDVHIGNSDSPISEVYPPISMVSDTTTPKLSMPHLSDLSPLMPDARREASLDPRWVEAMQLQIASLEDNHTWSVVDLPPNKSPIGCKWIFKVKYKASGEVGRFKARLVTKRFSQKEGVDYTKTFSLVSKIVAVRSIITLAASKDWFL, from the exons ATGTCTCCAATTTTTCCAGTCCTAGACTTGTTATCTTCTGATGTCCACATTGGCAACTCAGATTCACCTATCTCAGAGGTGTATCCACCTATCTCAATGGTCTCAGATACAACTACTCCCAAACTTTCTATGCCTCATCTCTCTGATTTATCACCATTAATGCCTGATGCAAGAAG GGAGGCTTCTCTTGATCCTAGATGGGTTGAGGCCATGCAGCTGCAGATTGCTTCTCTTGAGGACAATCATACTTGGAGTGTTGTAGACTTGCCTCCAAATAAGTCTCCTATAGGTTGTAAATGGATCTTCAAAGTCAAGTACAAAGCCTCAGGTGAGGTGGGAAGATTTAAGGCTAGACTAGTAACTAAGAGGTTCAGCCAGAAGGAGGGGGTAGATTACACAAAAACATTCTCTCTTGTGTCCAAGATAGTCGCTGTGAGGTCAATCATTACTCTTGCAGCCTCCAAGGATTGGTTCCTCTAA
- the LOC129894147 gene encoding probable pectinesterase/pectinesterase inhibitor 61 — translation MGYGRLGKSDPGETSGRVIIPIPNPNPRSSKIKILVILATVLLIASAISVAVLVAVKHKAGNRIDKPSQAMARTCSRTLYPSLCLNSLINYPGASSASDSDLVHISVNLTLQRFGKALYIASDINNLQMNPQIRSAYDSCLELLEESVDLLSDSLTSVFSGDGDTPTGSTQDVMTWLSAALTNQDTCTDGFVDVTGNVKDQMLANLKDLSELVSNALAIYAAANGDDDFSGIPIQNRRRRLMEFEKYHDEFPKWMSRRDRKLLNKSVSAIQADIIVAKDGTGTVKTIAEAIKKVPEKSSRRTIIYVKAGRYEENNLKVGRKKMNVMFIGDGKGKTVITGGKSISQHITTFHTASFAATGAGFIAKDMTFENYAGPNNHQAVALRIGGDHAVVFRCNIIGYQDTLYVHSQRQFYRECDIYGTVDFIFGNAAVVIQNCNIYARKPMPNQKNTITAQNRKDPNQNTGISIHACKIVATSDLEASKGSFPTYLGRPWKMYSRTVYMLSNMGDHIHPRGWLEWNGNFALDTLYYGEYMNFGPGAALRQRVTWPGYRVIKSVEEASKFTVSKFIYGSSWLPSTGVSFLAGLNT, via the exons ATGGGCTATGGCCGTCTAGGAAAATCGGACCCCGGAGAAACCTCCGGCAGGGTAATAATTCCAATTCCCAATCCCAATCCCCGGAGCTCTAAGATTAAAATCCTAGTAATTTTGGCCACTGTACTTCTAATTGCTTCTGCAATTTCCGTTGCGGTTTTGGTAGCTGTTAAGCACAAGGCCGGAAATCGAATCGATAAACCAAGTCAAGCTATGGCGCGTACCTGTAGTCGTACTCTGTATCCATCTCTCTGTCTCAATTCGTTGATTAATTATCCTGGAGCTAGCTCTGCTTCTGACAGTGACCTCGTTCACATTTCCGTCAATTTAACTCTTCAGCGATTTGGTAAAGCACTTTACATAGCTTCCGATATCAATAACCTTCAAATGAACCCTCAAATAAGATCGGCGTACGACTCTTGCCTTGAATTGTTGGAAGAATCAGTCGATCTTCTCTCAGACTCTTTAACATCTGTTTTCTCCGGCGATGGAGATACTCCGACGGGATCTACACAGGACGTGATGACGTGGCTCAGCGCAGCTCTCACGAACCAGGACACATGTACCGACGGCTTCGTCGACGTCACCGGGAATGTGAAGGATCAGATGTTGGCGAACCTCAAGGACTTGTCTGAATTAGTGAGTAATGCTCTCGCTATTTACGCTGCCGCGAATGGCGACGATGATTTCTCCGGGATTCCGATTCAAAATCGTCGGCGTAGATTGATGGAATTTGAAAAATATCATGACGAATTTCCAAAATGGATGTCTCGGAGAGACAGAAAATTGCTAAACAAATCAGTGTCAGCAATTCAAGCTGATATAATTGTGGCGAAGGACGGTACCGGAACGGTGAAGACGATAGCGGAGGCGATAAAGAAGGTGCCGGAAAAGAGTAGTCGCCGAACCATAATTTACGTCAAAGCAGGAAG gtatgaagaaaataatttgaaagtaGGGAGGAAAAAAATGAACGTGATGTTCATAGGAGACGGGAAGGGGAAGACGGTGATTACGGGAGGAAAAAGTATATCCCAGCATATAACAACATTCCATACTGCCTCCTTTG CTGCAACTGGAGCTGGTTTTATTGCAAAGGATATGACATTTGAAAACTATGCTGGACCGAACAATCATCAAGCAGTAGCCCTACGTATCGGAGGTGATCATGCTGTGGTTTTTCGCTGCAATATTATTGGATACCAAGACACTCTTTACGTGCATTCACAGCGCCAATTCTATCGCGAATGTGATATATATGGGACAGTGGATTTCATTTTCGGCAATGCAGCAGTTGTCATCCAAAACTGCAACATTTATGCTCGAAAGCCCATGCCTAATCAAAAGAATACCATCACTGCCCAAAACAGGAAAGACCCTAATCAAAACACTGGCATTTCAATCCATGCTTGCAAAATCGTGGCAACATCTGACCTCGAGGCGTCCAAAGGAAGCTTCCCTACATATCTAGGCCGACCATGGAAGATGTACTCACGAACAGTTTACATGTTATCGAACATGGGTGATCATATACACCCGCGTGGTTGGCTTGAGTGGAATGGTAATTTCGCGCTGGACACATTGTATTATGGTGAATACATGAACTTTGGGCCAGGGGCAGCTTTGAGGCAACGCGTTACTTGGCCAGGGTATAGGGTGATCAAGTCTGTCGAGGAGGCCAGCAAGTTCACCGTCTCAAAGTTTATTTATGGATCGTCTTGGTTGCCTTCAACTGGGGTGTCTTTCTTGGCAGGGCTGAATACTTAA